In a single window of the Dreissena polymorpha isolate Duluth1 chromosome 3, UMN_Dpol_1.0, whole genome shotgun sequence genome:
- the LOC127873724 gene encoding RNA-binding protein PNO1-like, with amino-acid sequence MNDSKDGEFVSVKSKSRKRKMQAMTTDTADTDSPAASSHPSEGAEMDTTDSQPTAVKRPNFPPISGNLLKGGKTEFRKVPVPQNRYGPLKENWMKIFTPVVEHLHLQIRFNLKTKNVEIKTCKDTKDIGALQKAADFVRAFTLGFEVEDALALVRLDDLYLESFKVTDVKPLKGDHLSRAIGRVAGHNGKTKFTIENVTKTRIVLADCSLHILGSFQNIRVARTALCNLILGSPPSKVYGTMRRIAARVTESF; translated from the exons ATGAACGATTCGAAGGACGGCGAATTTGTCTCTGTGAAATCTAAGTCCAGAAAGCGGAAGATGCAAGCAATGACCACTGACACTGCTGACACCGACTCCCCTGCTGCAAGCAGTCACCCCAGTGAAGGGGCAGAGATGGACACCACTGACAGCCAACCTACAGCAGTGAAAAGACCTAACTTCCCACCGATTAGTGGGAACTTGTTAAAA GGTGGTAAAACAGAGTTTCGGAAAGTTCCAGTTCCACAAAACAGATACGGGCCCTTGAAAGAAAACTGGATGAAAATATTCACACCAGTTGTAGAACATCTACACTTGCAAATAAGGTTTAATTTgaagacaaaaaatgtggaaataAAG ACCTGCAAAGACACCAAGGATATAGGAGCGTTACAAAAGGCAGCAGACTTCGTTAGGGCTTTCACTCTGGGGTTTGAAGTTGAG GATGCCCTTGCCTTAGTCAGACTAGATGACCTCTACCTGGAGTCTTTCAAGGTCACAGATG TGAAGCCTTTGAAAGGAGACCACTTGTCTAGGGCAATAGGACGAGTTGCTGGTCACAATGGAAAAACAAAGTTCACTATAGAAAATGTCACCAAAACACGCATAGTCCTGGCTGACTG TTCCCTCCACATCCTGGGCTCTTTCCAGAACATACGAGTAGCAAGAACAGCCTTGTGCAATCTTATTCTTG GAAGCCCTCCCTCCAAGGTGTATGGAACCATGCGGAGGATTGCTGCCAGAGTCACGGAGAGCTTTTGA